A single genomic interval of uncultured Desulfobulbus sp. harbors:
- a CDS encoding amino acid ABC transporter permease, whose translation MFVQKKKTLTILDGLLLLFLVVAVGFLVYRITQRLNYTWNWGVIPQFLFRFDAEQGRWVSNYLIAGVLTTLRLSLWAGLLALPLGLLLALGRINNSLYARLVSRTAIELLRNLPPLVLLFLCYFFLADQLIPLLQLDEAAQEASMMTKSLLTALFAPPGELSVFFSALVTLAVFESAYMAEIFRSGIESMERSQWEAATALGLTRYQSLIHVILPQALRRVLPPLAGQVISLIKDSAIVSVISIQELTYQGTQLMASTYLTIEVWLTVAALYFVLTFPCSWGVARLEKRFKRAVS comes from the coding sequence GTGTTCGTTCAAAAAAAGAAAACACTGACCATTCTGGATGGTTTGCTCCTGCTTTTCCTGGTCGTGGCGGTTGGATTTCTCGTTTATCGCATCACCCAACGGTTGAATTACACCTGGAACTGGGGTGTCATCCCCCAGTTTCTCTTTCGCTTTGATGCCGAGCAGGGGCGCTGGGTGAGCAACTACCTGATTGCGGGGGTGCTGACCACCCTGCGTCTCAGTCTCTGGGCAGGGTTGCTGGCCCTGCCGCTCGGACTGTTGCTGGCCCTGGGGCGGATCAACAACAGTCTCTACGCCAGGTTGGTCTCGCGAACCGCCATTGAACTGCTGCGCAATCTGCCGCCGCTGGTCCTTCTCTTTCTCTGTTATTTCTTTCTTGCCGATCAGTTGATTCCCCTGCTGCAGCTCGATGAGGCGGCGCAGGAGGCATCAATGATGACGAAGTCCCTGCTCACCGCGTTGTTTGCCCCTCCCGGTGAGCTCTCCGTCTTTTTTTCCGCCCTGGTGACTCTGGCCGTGTTTGAGAGCGCCTACATGGCCGAGATCTTCCGCTCCGGGATCGAATCCATGGAACGCAGCCAGTGGGAGGCGGCTACGGCCCTCGGCCTGACCAGGTACCAGAGCCTGATTCATGTGATCCTGCCCCAGGCCCTTCGCCGAGTTCTGCCGCCCCTCGCCGGGCAGGTGATCTCATTGATCAAGGATTCGGCCATTGTTTCGGTCATCTCCATTCAGGAGCTCACCTACCAGGGGACCCAGTTGATGGCCTCGACCTACCTCACCATCGAGGTCTGGCTGACCGTGGCAGCGCTCTATTTCGTGCTGACCTTTCCCTGCTCATGGGGGGTCGCCCGGCTTGAGAAACGGTTCAAACGCGCAGTAAGCTGA
- a CDS encoding transporter substrate-binding domain-containing protein, protein MKRIGVHALILVCCLFVAGLHPVMAGEIQQKLSEESTIEQIVQRGTLRVGMDVFVPWAMKDKKGELIGMEIDVAKQLAKDMGVKVQFVPTKWSGIIPALIAGKFDLIIGGMTMTPERNLQINFTDPYYYTGQGLLANKKMTAGWNLDDFDKPGVTLAARLGSTAALAAKERFPQATLRLFDDEPAAVQEVRNGRVHGMVAGQPLPVHSAANAPELLEAHPEQLMREPISMGLRKGDVDTLNFLNNWIDVVQSRGWIAERYNYWFGSTDWQNLVQ, encoded by the coding sequence ATGAAACGCATTGGAGTGCATGCCCTGATCCTTGTCTGCTGTCTGTTCGTTGCCGGGCTTCATCCCGTAATGGCGGGAGAGATACAACAAAAGTTGAGCGAGGAATCCACCATTGAACAGATTGTTCAGCGGGGAACGCTACGGGTAGGGATGGATGTCTTCGTGCCCTGGGCGATGAAGGATAAAAAGGGCGAATTGATCGGCATGGAAATTGATGTCGCCAAACAGCTTGCCAAAGACATGGGGGTAAAGGTTCAGTTCGTTCCCACCAAATGGTCCGGCATCATTCCGGCCTTAATCGCGGGAAAATTTGATCTGATTATCGGCGGAATGACGATGACCCCCGAGCGCAATCTTCAAATCAACTTCACCGACCCGTATTACTACACAGGTCAGGGACTGCTGGCGAACAAAAAAATGACAGCGGGCTGGAACCTGGATGACTTCGACAAACCAGGCGTCACCCTTGCGGCCCGCCTGGGGTCGACGGCTGCCCTTGCGGCCAAGGAACGGTTTCCCCAGGCCACCTTGCGCCTCTTTGACGACGAGCCAGCCGCGGTTCAGGAGGTGCGCAACGGACGGGTGCACGGCATGGTTGCGGGACAGCCGCTGCCGGTCCACAGTGCCGCCAATGCGCCGGAACTGCTTGAAGCCCATCCGGAGCAGTTGATGCGGGAACCGATCAGCATGGGCCTGCGCAAGGGCGATGTGGATACGCTCAACTTCCTCAACAACTGGATCGATGTTGTCCAGAGCAGGGGATGGATTGCCGAGCGCTACAACTACTGGTTCGGTTCAACCGATTGGCAGAACCTGGTGCAATAA
- the ybaK gene encoding Cys-tRNA(Pro) deacylase has translation MTPGINVAKKNKINHIIHEYEHDPASETYGGEAAQKLGVAEERVFKTLVVSLDDRSLAVGVVPVSSMLNMKLMAKALGGKKAAMADKSAVERTTGYVLGGVSPLGQKKRLPTVIDASAEGFPTIYVSAGRRGLEIELAPEDLRRIVNGSFAPISQ, from the coding sequence ATGACCCCGGGAATTAACGTTGCCAAGAAGAACAAAATCAACCACATCATCCATGAATACGAGCATGACCCGGCAAGCGAGACCTATGGCGGCGAAGCCGCACAAAAGCTGGGTGTCGCCGAGGAGCGGGTGTTTAAAACGTTGGTTGTCTCTCTGGATGACCGCTCGCTTGCCGTCGGTGTCGTCCCGGTCTCTTCCATGCTCAACATGAAGCTGATGGCCAAGGCCCTGGGGGGCAAGAAGGCGGCTATGGCGGATAAATCCGCGGTTGAGCGGACAACCGGCTATGTCCTGGGCGGCGTGAGTCCGCTTGGTCAAAAGAAACGCCTGCCCACGGTGATCGATGCATCGGCCGAGGGATTTCCCACCATTTATGTCAGCGCAGGACGCAGGGGGCTGGAGATAGAACTGGCACCCGAGGATCTTCGTCGCATCGTCAACGGTTCCTTTGCCCCGATCAGTCAGTAA